Sequence from the Verrucomicrobiota bacterium genome:
ATCGCGGCTACCTGCCCTGCTTCCAATTCCTGTTCCCGCCTCTCGACCTCTTCATCAGAGACGTCCGTTCCCGGGGGCGGCAACGTGTCGAGTAGCTTCGTGGCCAACTTGGCGCGTTCAAGCTCCGTCAGAGCCAGCGCCTCCTGTTCAATTTCTGCGAGTTTCATGCCGCCAAGATACAAACTCCCGTTACGGTTTGCAACCTTGGTTAAGTCAACGCGCCGGCGTCAGTGCGGCCGTCAACCATCAACTCTCAACTCTCAACCTTCCTCACTGTTGCGCCGTGCGGTAGAAGGCGGCGCCGGGCGGCGGGGAGGTTTCGTGATATTCGATGAGGCCGGAGGCGGGCGCCGTGTTCATGACGAGGGCGGACCACGGGCCGGTCAAGCTGGGGGCGCGCTGCAAGCGGTAGGTGAGATCTGGGACACCATCGAAGCGGAGAAAGCAACCGCCGCCTGCCGACGCGAGGTCGGCAGGCGCTGTTATTCGCGATGAGGTCTGGCGTCGCGAGCTTTATTTGTCGTCGCCGTGGTGGTCGTCATCACCGGCGTGGTGGTGATCGCGAAGCACCGTGAGGTGGTAAGTCACATCCAGGACGAACGAGCCGACCGCGCCGTGGAAGTGGATCGTGTGGTGGCCGACCGGGAGCGGCGCCAGCATCAGGTAGTAGCCGTCGCCGACCACGGGACTGACGGTGATCGGAGTGCCGGTCGTGTTACTGTAGCAATCCAGTCCGAAGGCCGTCAGAATGTTGTCCGTGGAAGGGAGCGTGTAGCTGAATCCGTTCGGCGACGGGGTTTGCACGCGGTAGGGCGACTTGAGCGCATTGGCCAGCCCCTTGACCGCGATGCCATCAATCGTGCAACTCATATCGGTGGCGCTGTCCATCGCCCCGTTGGCAAAACTCCAAAGTTCCGCAATCGAATAGCTCGTATTGGGACACCCGGTATTGTCCGCCCAAAAGTTTATGATCGGGAAGAACAGATACGTGCCTTTGGGAATGGTACAATTGCGGACGACCGGATCGCTGGAGGCGAAACTGCCGCCGAGAAACCACACCTTGCCGCTTTGCCCCACGCTGCAATCACCCGTGTCGAACAGCGGATGATTGGCCGTGTGGAGCGAGAAGCACCATTGCCACCAGGCTTCGGACCATTGGGCGTAGGTCTTGTCGAATGTTTCTTCTCCAGGTGGGCGGATGGCTGGATTCTTCCCACCGTCGCCCGCCAACGCGGAGGTTTGCCACAGGCTGGCGACTACGAGCGTCAGCAGTCCGAGGGTGATTTTTGCGCTTAGGTTTTTCATGTTGTTTCTTTCGGTTCAGGCGCGATGCGCTTGTTTTGGTTTTTTGTTTGTTGTTGTTTAGAACGGGGTTCACCCTTCGGCGATTTCCGACCGGATTCGTTTTATTTTACTTAATCTGAATCCACGCGCTGTGTTGGCTGCCATCCGACAACGTGGCGCGCAGCAGCCAGATGCCAGTGCTCATGCCCGTGCCCTTGGTGTCCAGGTTGAACTGCCACTGCCCGCTGGTCAGGCGAAACTGATCCCCGGTGGTGGCCGCGTCTGTCGGCGTCGCATCAATCGGGTCGCTGGCCGTCGTCTGGTTCGAATACTTGATCACCTGCAGACGGTGGATGCCGGAAACGACCGGTGCGCCGCCACAGGCCGAGGTGAATTTGACCGGGATGGTGCTGTTGAGCTTAAAGGTGCGGACGGGATTGGCAAAACTGCCGCCCGTGGCATCCGCTCCGCCGATGGGGCTCAGGAAGCCGGTGAAGTTCAGCGCCGCGCGCGTAACCGTGAAGCTGCAACGTGATTGATTGCCGCTGCTGTCGGTAGCCGTGCAGGTCACCGTCGTGGTGCAGACCGGGAAGCCGGCACCGGAAGCCGGGGAATAACTTAGGGTTGGGTTGGGGTCACAATTGTCATGCGCCGTGGCCGAGAAGCTCACCGGCGTCAGCAAATTAATGCTGCATCCCAAAGTTATGTTTGCCGGGCAGGTGATCACGGGCTGGGTCGTGTCCGGAGGACCCAAACGGAAAACAGTCCCGTTGCCGAAGCTGGCGCCACCGTAGATCGCCCCGTAGGTCGTCCCGTAGATCGCCCCGTCGGTCCCCAGCACTGGGATACTGGCTGGACGGGCCCCGTCAGGGCCACTGA
This genomic interval carries:
- a CDS encoding addiction module protein, translated to MKLAEIEQEALALTELERAKLATKLLDTLPPPGTDVSDEEVERREQELEAGQVAAISHEEFVRRVQQERGR